A stretch of Lathyrus oleraceus cultivar Zhongwan6 chromosome 6, CAAS_Psat_ZW6_1.0, whole genome shotgun sequence DNA encodes these proteins:
- the LOC127096405 gene encoding uncharacterized protein LOC127096405, producing MAGRNDAAMAAAMQAMAQAVQNLPNAGGDAGSRSLATFQRENPLVFKGKHDPDAALGWLKEIERIFRVMDCTPVQKVRYGTHMLAVEADDWWLETHERLTAAGEVVTWDVFRREFLRKYYPEDVRGKKEIEFLELKQGNMSVTDYAAKFVELSKFYPHYTGAGAEFSKCIKFENEDNNAHYKIVSDRRGKQHQNRGKPYDVPAGKGRQRAAPAQRASGGGAPTGIVCFKCGQAGHKSNVCTAEVKRCFRCGKIGHAIADCKHKEVICFNCGEEGHIGSQCQKPKKGNQSGGKVFALSGSETSADDRLIRGTCYINGFPLVAIIDTGATHSFISLDCAVKLKLEISEMFGSMVIDTPAKGSVTTTSVCLNCPLSIFGRDFGIDLVCLPLVQIDVILGMNWLVFNRVSINCFDKTVIFLGWKKEKVYFYQPDRWMRK from the exons atggctggaaggaatgacgctgcaatggctgccgcaatgcaagcaatggcacaagctgtgcagaacttgccaaatgctggtggagatgctggatcacgtagcttggcgacttttcagagagagaacCCGCTGGTGTTTAAAggaaagcatgatccagatgcagccttgggatggttgaaagagattgagagaatcttccgtgttatggattgtaCTCCAGttcagaaggttcggtatggtactcacatgctagcagtcgaagctgacgactggtggctagagactcacgagaggttgaccgcggcaggtgaagtcgttacttgggatgtattccgtagggaatttctgaggaagtattatccagaggatgtccgtggtaagaaggagattgaattccttgagctgaagcaaggaaacatgtctgtcacggattatgctgcgaaatttgtggagttgtccaaattttatcctcattacactggtgctggtgctgaattttcaaagtgcatcaagtttgaaaat gaggacaataatgctcattacaagattgtcagtgatcgcagaggcaagcaacatcaaaaccgtggcaagccaTATGATGTTCCGGCTGGAAAAGGGAgacaaagagctgctccggctcagagagctagtgggggaggtgctcctactggtatagtttgcttcaagtgtggtcaggctggtcataagagtaatgtatgcactgctgaagtaaagaggtgttttcgctgtggtaagattggccatgcaatagctgattgcaagcacaaggaagtgatttgttttaattgcggagaagaagggcatattggaagtcagtgtcagaagccgaagaaagggaatcagtcaggaggcaaggtctttgctttatcgggttctgagacttctgcagatgatcgtttgatccgaggtacgtgttatattaatggctttccccttgtagctattattgacacaggtgcgactcattcctttatatctttggattgtgctgtgaaacttaagttagagatatctgagatgtttggaagtatggtaattgatactcctgcgaagggttcagtgactactacttcggtttgtttaaattgtcctttgagtatttttggtagagactttgggatagaccttgtgtgtcttccgttagtgcagattgatgttatcttgggaatgaactggttggtgtttaaccgagtttctatcaactgttttgataagactgtgattttcCTGGGATGGAAGAAGGAAAAAGTTTATTTCTATCAGCCAGACAGgtggatgaggaagtag